The following nucleotide sequence is from Cercospora beticola chromosome 2, complete sequence.
TTTCGGATTAGCATACAAACTTCTGGCGTGCAGCAAGCCACAAAACGCCCCCAATGGCCTCGCACGGTCTGGAGAGGGTCCTTTGGTTCAGCCTTGCAGTGTGCGCCGTACTCTCACGAGTCTCCTGGTACTGAAGAGCAATGTAGCCTTTCTTAGTGCGTGGTGAGTAGCAGTTTCCTTTCTTTCTTGTCCTTCGCCTTCACGCCGCGCGCGAGCCCGTCTTTTCACCGTGATGATCCAGCTCCCATACTGGTCCCGACACAAGAGGCGGGTCGTCATGTGTCGTGTTATCGCTGGCACGCTTCTGTTATCTTTACTGGGTGTATTTTTCTTTCCCTCGGTTGTCGAAGCCACTCCTTCCCCTCTCAAAAACAGCATCAGGAAACAGCAAGTTCGAGAGGCACCAGATGTCCCAGAATACTCCCCGCAGGACACACGCTATGAGCCACCAGCTGCAGATATCCGAGAACCCGAGAAGCCAGCAATCGCGAAACATGCTCCCTCCCACCAAACTCCAATTGTCCAAAAGAAACCAAATATTAACATCGAGGAAGCTGTTCTGAAGCTCAAATCCTTATATCCAGACGAAGTCCGCACAAAAGGGATCTTGTCGCCTCTCACAGCAACTGGAGAAGCACTTCTCCGAGATCTAGCTTTCAGAACAAGGGCGTTCAGAGAAGCTTTGGCAGCATGGGAAGCACTACATTTCGTCATCGATGGGCCTACGCTGTCTCAAAGAGACATCATCCCACAATTGCGCGCAGCAAAGCGCCCCTCCGAGAACTTCGCTGAGGCGGTACACAGCTATGACAGATTCCGGGCCTATATCAACAAACTTGCTGCGCGTCTGTTCCCGTGGACAATGGCATTCTATGCTGACCATATGTCGCTACATGCGAGCTTCTACAGTGGAGGTAAGGGCATAGTCCTCACGGCAGGCGACGGCCAGGCTCCTTATCTCTTGACAAGCATTCCCTCGTTCCGGAAACTTGGATGTGAATTGCCAATTGAGATTCTCTATCTTGGAGACGAGGATTTGAGCGAAGACTACAGAGATGCCCTGGAAGCTTTGCCAGGAGTCTTGACCAGAGACTTGAGCCAAATGGTGAATGATGAAGGTTGGGCACTGAAAGGTACGGCGCAGAATAGTTTCAGCTGATTTCTGCATCTTGCTAACGAGACACAGGGTGGGCAATGAAGCCCTTCGCAATTCTCATGTCCTCCTTCCGCGAAGTCCTTTTCATCGACGCCGACGCACTTTTCCTTGTCAACCCCGAAACGATGTTCGACGACGAGCAATATACGAGCACGGGAGCGCTATTTTTCAAGGACAGAAACCTGAACCCAGAGAAAAAGCGAGGCTGGCTCAAGTCGATTCTGCCAAGCCCAATATCAGACCATGTCAAGAAGAGTCGAATGTGGACAGGCGAAAGCGGACATCAGCAAGACTCTGGAGTGCTAGTAATCGACAAATGGAAGCATTTCGTTTCTCTGCTTTTGACCACAAGAATGAATGGCCCAGACCGAGACGGCAACAAAGATCAAGGCAAGAAGGGTGTCTACGAGATGGTCTACGGCGACAAGGAGACTTTCTGGCTCAGCTGGGAGCTGGCGGGTGACTTGGGATACTCGTTCCATGACAGCGTCGTTGGAACAATGGGCACACTCAACACGACTGTAGCCACAAAAAGGGCATCAGAGGCAATCTGTTCCGCACAACTCTTGCATTTTGATCGCGAAGGCTTGCCACTCTGGTTCAATGGTGGTCTCAGCAAGGTATGTCTCCGTTTCTCGTTTCTTGCAGTTCCAAGTAAAACGAGACAAGCGATTATACAATTGATGTCCAAAATGCATGCTAACAATCTGGGTTCTTTAGACGAAAGACGAATCCGATAACTTCAAACACTACCAACCATTCGAGTACTACATGCAAGAACCACGAGAAAAAGGGCGTGCCGTTACAAGCGATAACTGGAGCATTCAACCTTCCAACGTGGTCTGcttggaaggagaagagcaCTTCCCATTCTCCGCACACACCCAGGGCGTGCTGGAAATGCTCCTCGACCTCGCGCGCCAAAACGCAGAAGCTGAACCAGAATCATGAACCACGTTCACTGTTGCATAAATTCTGATCCTACTCAGTCCCCAAACCAAAAGACCATCATAACCGATCCAACCTCCGCCTCAAACGCTCATTCTCAAACTTAAACGCCTCAGCCATCAACCTCTTCTGATTCGGCAGTCGAAGCAACTCCTCAAGCTCCTCTTCAAAACTCCACCGCCATTCCGCATGCTCAACAGGATCCAATCGTACCTCCGCTGGCTGCTGCACTCTTACGACATACGAGTATTGCAGCCATGATTGACCTCTCTGACTCGTCCAAGGCGTTTCAGCAAGTTTGCCAACGACTTCTACTACATGCAGACCGGTTTCTTCGAAGATCTCTCGTATTAGGCCTTCACGGATGGTTTCTCCGGGATCGACTTTGCCGCCTGGTAGTTCCCAATGGTCTGGGAAGGCTTTTTCGTCGGCTGCGCGCTTGACGGTGAGGAGTTGTGGGGCTGGGGCTGGTACCGCCGTTTGAGGACCAGAATTTgttgatgctgttgatgttgaggatATATCTTCGCGAAATATGGCGCCCGTTGCAACGTATCTGATTCCAGGTGGAAGATCTTCAATTTTGGTATCTAGTGCTGGATCGTGTACAGAAGTGCTGGGATTGCGTAACTCGGCCATTGCATATGCACTGCAGAAGCAGAGTCAAGAATGGACGTTGTGTGTTTGAGACTGCGAGGTTTCAGCGAGAGATGGGAAATTGGACATGGAGCCAATCATGAGTCAGACATTGCAGGCTGCTAGCTTTGTGGTGTGCCCCACGGGAAATGCCAGAGCTCATCAGGTCATTGCTGTTCTCCACGTGCAGTTGCTACAGCCTTGCGGTACGCCACTCAGCCTCGTGCTCAGACTTCAcgtcaagaaggagaatgaGAGACTGCTTCATTTGTATTTCATTGCTTTGTATGACTGGGTATCGTTCGTAAAGACGTTAGGTTTTCCCACTTCGTTACATCGTTGCTTCAAAGGCAGCGATCTCTATCCGCCGAACATCTTATTGAACCACTTGTCGCCAATGTTCTTGTATGGCTGCTGCACGAAGTTGCGGGTGTACTAGAAGGCAAATCAGCATCATGTGCAGAGGAGACTGAAATTAGGGACAAGACTTACCTCCTCAATTTCGGCAACTTCACCCTTGAGATCAACCTCTTCAGGCTTGTACCACTTGGTCCTCTTGATGACCTTCCAGAATACAAAGAGCACTGGAGTGAGGAAGACCATGAAGTAGCTGAAAATAAAGGTGGACACATCCCAGTACCCTGGCAGGAACACAGTGTAGCCACCAACGATGGACATGACTGCAGTCCAGGCGAGTCCGTAGATGGCGACGTATGGTTGACCGATGGATCTGTATGGCAGACTTCTACGATCGATGCCTTGCGCCTTGAGTGCTCGGTACCACATCAAGAACGTGAAGCACATGAAAGCGAAGTTGATCAATTGCGAGGCGGTGATCAAGCTGACGAACCAGTTGAGGACTTTGGCGGAGCCGGAACTGACAGACAGGAAGGCCAGAAGACAGATCAAGAGGACTGCAATGACGCAGTTGTAAGGTACACCCACGCGGTTGGTTCTGGTGAAGAGCTTTGGTGCCTTGCCTTCGAGGGCCAAACCGAAGAGACTACGCGAAGCGCAATACATGTATGAGTTACCagcggagaaggcggaggCCAAGACAAGCGCGTTGACGATGTGTGGCAAGACTCCGATTCTCAAGCGGTTCATAGCCACAACGTATGGCGAGGCTGCAGCACCAGGAAGACCGCTTGAGAAGGCAGCAGTaagctcttcatcatcgtaaGGCACCAGAATTCCGACACAGAGAGCTCCGAGACAGAAGAAGGTGGTCAAGCGGTAGAAGACAGCATTATAAGCCTTTGGCATAACCTTTCGTGGATTCTCGGCCTCTCCGGCCGACATTGACACGTAGTCTGGCCCAGCAATGACGAAGGACGCCTGGATGAGGCATTGCAGAAATCCGAGAAAGTATGCCAGATTCGATTGACCCACGATCTCAGTGTAGAGTGGCTTGAACGAGCCAGGATTGTTCCAGTATCGGAAACCAAACCTGTCGCCAAGTGGATTGCCTCCCAACATGACGATGAAGGTGAAAATGATCAggccgatgatgagaagcacTTTGCCAAGGGCAGCCCAGAATTCGACTTCGCCATACCATTTGACGTTGACCAGGTTGATGAGGCCGTACAGGATAATAATGATCAAAACCAAGGCCCATGTTGGAAGTGCTGTCGACCAATAGTGGATAATCACATCGCATGCTGTGATCTCGAAAGGTACCAGGATTGCCTCGAAAACGAAGAAGTTCCAGCCAGCAGCGAACCCGAAGGCCTCGTCCACGTAGCGACCAGCGAAACGAATGAAGGGTGAGGAGATCGGGAGATAAGTCACCATTTCGGCCAGACAGAGAGTGACAGCAAGGACGACGGAGCACCTGATCAATCATTAGCGTGCTGTTCTCTCGAAACGTATGCTGCTAACATTTTTCTCACCAGAAAGTGAAGGCAATGAACAGACTGGCAGGCCCGCCATTCAACAGACCCCTGCCAATCTGGACATAAAGCGCAGTACCGATTGTGCCACCAATACCAATCAGCTGAATGTGTCGAGGCTTGAGCTTTCGGTGCGTGTCGTCGTGAATACCGCTGATATTGTACGAAGCGACGGAGCCGCGACGTTCGGCATCGCCATTGTCGTAAGTCGGAAGTTCTGTGACACCAGTGACATCCTTGATATCAGACTTCTCGACACCGCCCGTATCAGTTCGCTTGAAGGGCGACCTCTGAGCGAGGTTCTTGAAAGCAGACATGGTGCAATAACGAGGACCAGCAGTCCTAGCGTACCATGCGTAAGCAGAAGAGATGTTTGCTCGTTAAGAATACTCTCACAAATTGATCGACAGTGGTCTGGCGACCCCTACGTCTTTAACTACATCATGTTCAACCGCGTATGCGTTGATAAGACGGCGCTGCAACCGGCCAGCTTCGcaaagaagctagactagCGAGCTTGCGATGTGCAAGACATCTCGAGTGGCGTATACCCTGGCCTCGACGCCTTGGCCCGGACCCTCGAGATGGCAGACTGGGCTGAACGCGCCAAGGAAGCTAACatgaggtggaggagctgcGTTGGAGAAGAATCGGCTGTGGGGATGCTTGTACGTGATGAAACCTGTGCCTATATGGGTCTTGTTAGATAGCCTATCTTCGTTAGTAACTGCTATAGAGGCTATTATTCAGAGAGGCATGTGTGTCCTCGTGTTGAATTGCCAAACATGTCGACGGCACTCATCTTTTCGCAACCCCACCTGGAATGCTCGGCATGcataagaagctctcttaggTGGCATCGGAGTGACCGCAAGCAAGTCGATAAGAACTTTAATCGCGAGCTTCGTTCGCATGGCTTCCGTGGCATTCAGCTGAAATGAATGTAGGCAATTGGTCAAGAGCGGTTTTCGCAGGATTTCGTGGGCTGTGGTTTGTGTTCAATGCAACCGCACCTTGCGCCGCCGTCTCGATCGCTTGTGTTATGATTCGCGCCAGCGCTAATGCCATGTGATTGTGGGCCATGCGGCGGGTGTTAGTGAGGCTCTCAGGCCTGGTCTATCATCAATCCGTGATGGCGTGGAAGAGGTGTAGCGAAGGATGTTGGTGGCAAGAACGAGGAAATGAGAAGAGCCGCGGTTGATGGGCACGAGGTCAGTGCGGCCTCCCGCAGTCAACACCACACGACTTTGAGGCATGGAAAATGACACCTGCACTGATGGTTGTCGCCCGACAGTCACTTTGTCGATATATGTCGCGTGCTCTTACACACAGACGTCTACATATTCACTAAGCCTTGCACCCACGCGACACGGCCCAGAGACCTGGCTATACCAAGCTGCCAATAACGCCGCCCTGAAGACTGGCCTTGCATGTGCAGGGTGCAGCCACCGGGAGACCGCTGCATTTCGAACTAGAACAAGTGCTAACTATCACGCCATTGGACAATTTGAACTCGTCACTCGGAGCCGCGCTGTGTACTCTGGAGGCTGCGAGCAGGTGACCTGCCACAGTCCACAGAATTGTGTTGAACGCCCCAGTAGCAGTTGTTCAATGAGGATTTGGGCGGCAGAGAAGTGAAGAGTCCAGACTTCTGGTAAACGGCTATGCAACTGCAGAAGTACAGACTGCGCAGATCTGCTACGAATCGTGAGGTCATGAACGAGACGGTGCCTTTGAGGGCAGCATGATCTCAAGATGATCCTTCCGACGCTGTCTCGATGGTCGCACCAGGATCGCCAAGTCCAATGCCTTCTGGCCATCATTGCTAATTCTCTGCGCCAGGCCATGCAGGAAGACCGGGTCAGAGGCGAAGATCATGTTCAGCTCATTCAAGGCAATGCTGTGTTTGCGGTCAACGGGCTTCATGCTATAGACCGGAATACTGCGAGCACATGTCTTACCTTGCTTGAGAAGAGAATGCACATCTCAATGCGGACGCCAGTGAAGAGATCATTTGCAGAATGTATCTTTCTTGGCAATGGTCTTCAGACATATCGAGCGCTCCTCAACCGATCTTCCACAAAACGGCCTCGAGCTGTCATATGCCCAGGACGATGCAGTGGCCGTCTCGCGCAACAGGCGACATAGCTCTGGACTCCATTTGCTGTATGCACTGCCTTAGATCTCAGCTCACTTGATGAGATCCAACAGGCTTTCTAGAAGCCGTTGGTAGGGAAGCGGACCACTTCTCGCGAATATACTGATGTGTTCTCAAACAGCTCTGGAACGCGATGGCGTTTGCCGTTAGACAAGTTCACCTGCGGTGCTTTCTCACTCCGGTCAAAGACCCAGCCGCCAAGTCATCGCCTTTGCCTTCGCATTCGCGtagatgaagtgaagtcaagACCTCTCGCGGCAACTGTTCACCCAAACAGGAAACCAGAGCTGCAGACCAAATCTTACTCGCCCACGTCAATTGCAGCCTTCCTTCCTCCTtcccttcacttcacttcacatcCACACAGCAAACGAACCATGAACCCGCGTCAGAtctcacctcacctcatcaCACCTCGCACCAACACTCCCGATACCCACCACAATCATCGGCCCCGCGACCCACCAATCTATCACCCAACCGGAGAACGAAATCGAAGCGTATAGCAGTAGAAATAGGCATCCAAGTTGCATCCAAATGAGAACCAAAAAGCTCCCAGCCCAAAAACATATATCATTCAAAGAGATATGTATCTCAAAAGGCCAGTCAGTCCACTTCTTTTTTTGCATAAAAAATCAAAAATCAAGAAGTTCCTAGTATTTTTGCCTCTATCCTTGCCAAAATtttattgttgttgttgttgtagtTTCTttcgtgttgttgttgatgtcaaTGACTTCGCGTGGGGggtatctcctctctctctctctcagTTCTCTCTCTCCCAAGCGGCTCCAAAGCAAAGCATTTCCTCAAAGTCCTCAAAAAAGCGATCGTGAATAAAATTGTATCTCCATGTCCCTGATGCGAAAACGAAAAAAGTGGTATCTTTTAGCAGCAGCGCAATGGAAATGCAAAAAAGACAACGCACTTCTCTGCGTGTGGATAACAGCggaaaagaagagagcaaaGCAGCGATGCGGATCCCTCCTTCTATCCATCGCAGTCCTCGAGATGCATTCGCTGTTTTGTCTTGTTTCTCAATCTTCTCTTCCCACAAAACCCATGTGCATTCAGGACGTCATAAAAAAAAAGCAGCAAACAACGCATTTTCGCTCGCGGTAAAATCTTTCCCCCATGTCGAATTCCCCCAGACCCTTTTAATCCCAGTTCCCCTTTTTGTAAAACGCCGTGCTGTGGTTCGAATAATAGTGACAATGAGGACCCCATGAATTGTCTTTCCTCCCCCAAATCCGATGCCCATGCTACGTAACAGAAAAAAACAATCCGTGAGGGAAAAACA
It contains:
- a CDS encoding uncharacterized protein (CAZy:GT71); the protein is MIQLPYWSRHKRRVVMCRVIAGTLLLSLLGVFFFPSVVEATPSPLKNSIRKQQVREAPDVPEYSPQDTRYEPPAADIREPEKPAIAKHAPSHQTPIVQKKPNINIEEAVLKLKSLYPDEVRTKGILSPLTATGEALLRDLAFRTRAFREALAAWEALHFVIDGPTLSQRDIIPQLRAAKRPSENFAEAVHSYDRFRAYINKLAARLFPWTMAFYADHMSLHASFYSGGKGIVLTAGDGQAPYLLTSIPSFRKLGCELPIEILYLGDEDLSEDYRDALEALPGVLTRDLSQMVNDEGWALKGWAMKPFAILMSSFREVLFIDADALFLVNPETMFDDEQYTSTGALFFKDRNLNPEKKRGWLKSILPSPISDHVKKSRMWTGESGHQQDSGVLVIDKWKHFVSLLLTTRMNGPDRDGNKDQGKKGVYEMVYGDKETFWLSWELAGDLGYSFHDSVVGTMGTLNTTVATKRASEAICSAQLLHFDREGLPLWFNGGLSKTKDESDNFKHYQPFEYYMQEPREKGRAVTSDNWSIQPSNVVCLEGEEHFPFSAHTQGVLEMLLDLARQNAEAEPES